From the Paenibacillus tianjinensis genome, the window AGAAGTAGTGACTAATTCTGTACTGTTGACGATTGCCCGGCCGATCCGAGTGTTCTCTACGCTAATCGGTGCAGCGGTGCTTGTTTATATAGGTCTGCGGTACACGGTATTATACGCAATATGTATTCCTACCTTAATCGCCATGTTCGCCTTCTTCAACTTCTACGCCACTTATAACAAACTGCAGCTGCAGGTGGAGAAGAAGAAGCAGGAGGAGCTGGAAGCACAAGAGGCTGCGGAAAGAGAAGCGGCGGAACGGCTCATGAACCATGATGATGACGATGACGATGATGATGACGATGAGGATATGGACGATATCAACGATACGGATAAAGAGCCTAAGAGGATTTAACATGTTCTGAACAATCTTCGGCAAAAGAGACGAGAATATTATTCCAGTGTTAATTAAAGCGCATACAGGTTTACTTTTTCGTCAAAACGCAATATAATAGTTATAAATCCTGCGATGTACGTTACGGTTGCTCGTTGTTTTGAACCAATGATAATGTCTTGGGAGACTTATTACGAAGCGCGGCTGAACAGCCCTGTCTATACGACTTGGGGAATTCAAAAACGACTTCTGCGGTCACCCACCTGCTATAGCAGGTTCAGAAGACACTGTGGCCGGACGGCATAAGCGGGTTTTCTACTGATTTTGACAAGGTGCCCTGTATCCCGCTTATCCGCGGGGACGGGGTACCTTTTTGTTTGAGGTTTTTGGCTTCTTTGAGAGGGTATGTGATACTGCTCTTACTACATAGAAGGACAGGAAAGTGAGCTATGCTCTTTTGTTCCTGTGATAAGAATGTTACACTGATAATAATGAACTTGGGATTTGAAGAGGGGGAAATATTTTGTCGCTCAAAAGAACCTTGGTCGGTTTATTCCGCAGTCATGACGGAACAAGCGACCGTGCGAAAGACCCGGCCTTAAAGACACGTTATTACAATCTTTCTAAAGACAAGGCGTGGGATGAAGTATCGTCAACGCTGAAGAAGGTTCCTGGTTTCAAGGTGCTTCATGAAGTGCAATCTGTAGGGGAGATTACCCTGGAGAAAAGAACGGCATTCGGCCGAACGCTGGACATTACCGTATCCGTCCTGAGCACCTCGCCGGTGCGTTGTGGTGTGGATATGTACTCTGCCTCCAGAGGATCGCTTGGCGATCTGGGTGCCAATTACCGCGTCATTCAACGTCTCTTTGAGTCGCTTGATAAGAAGCTGGGCAAATACAAGACCGAATAAGTTCAGACCGGTCTTCGTTGTTCAGAGATTGTATGCGGTTTCGGAAAATGCTGAGACTGTACAAAAAAATAATAAATAAGGTTGCCTATAGCAAAAAGCGGGAGAAGGATGACCTTCTGCCGCTTTTTTATAGATAACAGTATGGTTATGTGTCAAAATGAGCGCTGAGGTGATTACAGTAATTCCTTCACAGCAGCGATGGCAGCTTCATAATTAGGATGCTCGGCCATCTCACTCAGGTACTCTACGTAAGCTAATTTGTCGTTTTTGTCGACGACGAAGATGGAGCGCATATCCAAGCGGAATTCCTTGATCAGCACGCCATAAGCTTGTCCGAACGCCGCTTCTTTGTGATCCGAGAGGGTAATAACCCGGTCAATGCCGGCAGCGCCGCACCAGCGGGCTTGGGCGAATGGCAGGTCCATGCTGATGGTGAGGATGACCACATCGTCACCGAGCTCCGCGGCTTCGCTGTTGAAACGGCGGGTCTGGGCATCGCATACGCCTGTATCCAGGGAAGGTACAACACTGATCAGCTTAATTTTGCCGGCGTAATCACTGAGGGAGCTATCCTCCAGCAGGTTCTTGCTTACCACGAAATCCGGTGCGGCATCTCCGGCCTGCAGCTTAGGGCCCACGAGAGTAATCGTGTTGCCTTTAAATGTGGCTACGCCTGTTCTTTCTTGCGTCATGTCCTTGTTTCCTCCTTGAATTGCATTATTGGATTGTTACTGCCAGAATAAATTATAATCTTTTTAGAAGGTTAAAGTCCAACGGACAACATACATAAAGGATGGGTGCGATGATCTTTATACGTTATGAGAATTGGAAAAGCTATCTGCGGTATTATCCAGTTACGGTTATTCTGCTGCTGGCAAATGTACTAATGTTCGTCATTGTTTCACTGAACGGCGGTTCAACCAACCTGGATACACTTGTGAAGTTCGGAGCTGTAGTGGACAACGGTCCGGAGAAGGAAGAACTGTGGCGATATTTTGCTGCGACCTTTTTACATAACGGGTTTGCTCACTTGTTCTTTAATAGCTTTTCACTGCTGGTGTTTGCTCCTCCGCTGGAGCGCCTGCTGGGCTGGTGGCGGTATGCAATTCTCTATGTGATCGGCGGTTTTCTGGCTAATATTCTTTCGGTTGCTCTGGGCGGTACGCCTGAACCGTATACGGCCACGGTATCTGTCGGCGCTTCAGGGGCGATTTATGCGATCTATGGTGCGTTTTTATATATTGCCGCGATACAGCGGGGGATGATGGATGAAGGCTCGCGTAAAACACTCTACGGGCTGTTAGTCGTGGGGATTGTAATGTCTTTTGCTACGCCGAATATTAATTGGATGGCCCATCTTGGCGGTTTAGTGGCCGGATTTTTCCTGTATGGTCTGATTATCCGTATTTTCAAAAGACGCAGAAGATAGGAGAGGGTGGGGAAGTGGAGTTAAGACAGCTGCAGTATTTTTTGAAGGTTGCCCAAAAAGAGCATGTCACCAGAGCGGCAGAAGAGCTGCATGTAGCCCAATCTGCGGTAAGCCGCCAGATTCATCAGCTCGAGCAGGAGCTTGGGGTGGACTTGTTTATGCAAAAGGGCCGAAATCTGCAGCTTACCCCGGTCGGGCAGCTTTTTTGTAAGCGGGTAGAGTCGCTGCTGAAGGATTTGGAGCGCTCGGTGGCTGAGGTACATGAATTTTTGGACCCGGAGCTCGGTGAAATCCGCATCGGCTTTCCGCACAGCCTTGGCACTCATCTGATACCTTCGATTGTAGCGGAATTCCGGCGGCTGTATCCTAATGTCAGATTCCGTTTCAAACAAGGGACTTATTCTTCTTTGATCAAAGATGTGATATCGGGCGAGGTGGATCTGGCGTTCATTTCCCCTTTTCCGGAAAATGATGGTCATGTCGCCGGAGATATCGTGATGACCGAGGAGCTGTTCGCAATTCTGCCGCAGCATCATCCGCTTGCTGGAGAAGAGGTAATCCGCTTGGAACAGCTGCGTGATGATAAATTCGTATTGTTTAGCCAAGGATATTCCTTAAGGCCAATCGTATGGCAAGCCTGTGTTCAGGCGGGGTTTAAACCGCAGATTGCCTTTGAGGGCGGAGAGACGGACACGATCCGCGGGTTGGTGGCTGCGGGGATGGGGGTAAGCCTGCTTCCGGAAACGGCACTGTATCAGACGAACCCGATGCAGCCTGCCCAGGTTAGGGTGGTGGAGCCGACGATAACCCGCACCGTGGGTATCATTCACCGGAGTGAAGGGAAGCTGCCGCTGGTAGCCAGATCCTTCCTTACGTTCCTGCTCACTTATTTCAAAGACAAAAACAACAATACCCCGGTAGGCTCGTAGCCTTCCGGGGTATTGTTTGTGCCGTGATGTGTGAAAGCTGGAAAAAGCTTAGTCGCGGTTGCCGAGGAACATCATGATCAGGCGCAGAAGCTCAAGCAGCGATACCAAAGCGGCAGCGACATAAGTCAAGGCGGCTGCATTCAGCACCTTAGCCACACCGCGTTCCTCCTCGTTACGGATGAAGCCTTGTTCGACCATCACCTGGCGGGCGCGGCTGCTGGCGTTAAATTCAACCGGAAGTGTTACCAGCTGGAATGCGACAGCAGCAGAGAAGAAGATAATCCCCAGACCCACCAGATTCATGGAGCTAAACAGAAAACCTGCAAGCAGCATGAAAGGGGCTACGCCAGAAGCAAAATTAACGACCGGGAACATCCGGTGGCGGAGTGCCAGCATCGGATAATGTTCTTTATGCTGGATGGCATGACCGATCTCGTGGCAGGCCACGGAGACAGCCGCGATAGAGCTCTCGTAATAGACTGGTTCGGAGAGCCGGACGACCCGGTGGATCGGATCATAATGGTCGGACAATGTTCCGCGGACCGGTTCGATGGGAACGTCATATAGACCGTGGGCATCGAGCATGCGACGTGCTGCTTCATATCCGGTTAAGCCGTTCATGTTGGCCACTTTAGCCCATTTATTAAAATTGCCCTTTACCCGGAACTGGGCCCACAACGAAAATAGAAATGCAATAATTACTAATAGATACATTAAAGCCATCTTTCATTCCTCCAAGTAATGTAAGTGAGTTAAGTTACATTGGCGGCCCCTGTGTCAGCAGAAGCCGGATCGCTTCCATGCAGGCAACACCTTGCGGAATCAGAGCGGCAAGTGCACGTTTGGCTTGTACTGGCTTTAAACCGCTGATCATCGGTTCCAGTGCTTTTACTTCACGTTCCAGACGCTGCATCTGAAGCTCCAGCAGGACAAGTTTGTCCGAAACATCAGTTTCAGGAGTAGCTGAATTCCATTTGGTCATCATGGATTTAATTTCTTCCAATGTATATTTCTCTTGCTTAAGTTGATTAATACGTTCCAAGGCAATTAAAGTTTCATGGCTATACAGCCGGTAATTCTTCATGCTTCTTGATTCCGGAGCGATAAGCCCCAGTTTTGTATAGTAATCAATGGTTCGTTCACTTATATTAGCAGCCTTGGCAAGTTCTCCAATCCGGTATAGGATCATATCCCCATGCTATTTCACCTCGCTTGCGAATTCATTCAGCTCGAATGACAGCAATTATTTGACTAAATACTTCTATATCAAATGATACCAAATGACGAACCGTACAGTCAAACGTCATACTTACTTTATGTATATGCAAAGCGGGGCGGATAGATTCTGCATACAGCATAGCGATACAATTTCTTTCAGGATTCCAATGAACCTGTGCGAGTTGGGAGATGAAAGAGCGGGATGAAGCTCGTATCAGAATGAATATAACATGTTATGTGACATTTTTAGGTGGTAATCATTTTCTTGACGGACTTGTCTTTATGAAAATTGGTAGCCGTTGTTAACTTATATTGGTTACTCACTTTATTAGAAAGAAAGGATTAGATTATTTAACATAGAGGAGCATGTTTAAGACGAAGAGCTAATAAAAATACATTAAAGAAGGTGAAGTGACTGTATCCGTTTGCAGGGAAGTGGTCTGTGGATGGGGCGAAAATCATTCATTTATCAGCAATAAAGTGTAAATATGGTCAAATAGTGTAGAGTTCATCTTCATTCTAAATAAATTAAATGCATTCAAAAAAATAGTCTTGTCAATTTACCTGACTTCTGATTATAATGACATTAAGAGTTTCACGATTTGTTAGAAAATATAACATTGGGGAGTGGGGTTAAGATGAAGAAAAAGATGTTGATGATGTTTCTGGCCATGATCACGCTGATGATCTATCCTGTCAGTGCATTTGCTGCTGATGGACCGGCAACACCGGATTTACAGATCGGTCTGGATACGGCGTTTACGTTTCTGGCATTTATCTTAGTATTCTTTATGCAAGCTGGGTTTGCAATGCTTGAAGCTGGTTCGGTCCGGATGAAGAACGCCGGTCACGTTGCCGGTAAAACGGTACTGACACTGGCAATTGCATGTTTGTGTTTCTGGGCACTCGGCTTCGGTCTAGGCTTTGGTAACGGCAACAGCTTCTTCGGAACTACAGGCTTCTGGTACGGTGGGGATACACAAGCTGCATCGTTTGATAACGCCCTCGGATTCTCCGATGTAACCCTTAACGTTAAATTCCTGTTCCAAATGGCTTTTGCAGCAGTTTCCCTGGCGATCGTATCCGGTGGTATGGCTGAACGTGCTAAGCTGAGCGTATACATTATCTTCGGTATTCTGTTCTCTGTAGTCATCTATCCTGTCGTAGCTCACTGGGTATGGGGCGGCGGCTGGTTGGCTGAACTCAGCATGCAGGATTATGCAGGTTCCACAGTAGTCCATCTTACAGGTGCAACGGCAGCGGTTGTTGCTACAATCTTGCTTAAACCTCGTCTAGGCAAGTTCAACAAAGAAGGTAAACCGGTTATTATTCCAGGCCACAACCAAGTGTTCACCGTACTCGGTGTAATCATCCTCTGGTTCGGCTGGTTCGGATTTAACCCAGGTAGTGCTTTGTCCCCAATGGGCGGGTTCTTCGGACACGTAGCCCTGACAACTAACATTGCTGCGGCTGCCGGGGGTCTGGCTGCATTGATTGCTTCCTGGCTGTACTTTGGCAAGTCTGACATTCCGGCTATGCTGAATGGCGTACTGGCTGCGCTTGTTGCCATCACAGGTGCCTGTGCATATGTACAGCCTTGGGCAGCTATCATCATCGGTCTGGTTGCAGGAGCATTCACATTCATGACCTCGCAATGGCTGGAACGCGCTGGTCTTGATGATCCGATTTATGCCTTCTCTGTTCACGGTATTGCCGGGATGTGGGGCGCATTGTCCACTGGTCTCTTCGCTGATCCGGATCTGATTGAAAAAGGTGCGCTTGTAGGTAAAGCTGGTCTGTTCTATGACGGCGGATTCCACCAGCTCGGCGTTCAGGCGCTTGGTGTAGCCGGCACCTTCGTATTCGTGGCTGTAATGTCCTTCATCATTCTGTATGTAATCAAGCTGGTTATCGGCCTGCGTGTAACAGAAGAGGAAGAATTGATGGGTCTGGATATCAGTGAGCATGGTACTTACGGTTATCCTGAGCAAATGAAACTGATTGCTGAATCGGAATCCAAAACCCGAAAATAACGGATAACATTACTGACGGGGGGGCGGACCGATTGGCTTCGATGGAATTGACAGACTGGAACGAAGATAAGCGATACTTGTCCATCGCAACGGCCGGTTCGCCGCAGGAACTTAAGGGCAGGCGCACGGCCTGCCAGCGAGTACTTCTGGAACAGTTGAACGTTATTCCAATTGAGGAATGGATGGACCGTGTCAACGCGATGCACGATCTGATTGCTAAGACGGCGGTAAACATTTGTGAGGCGCAGATGAAGGAGGCGGGCTACGGCCTGCCTCCCTGCGCCTATTCCTTTATTGTATTTGGCAGCGCTGGCAGACAGGAAGCTACGCTCTGGAGCGACCAGGATAACGGCCTGATTGTAGAAGGAGAACCGGATGACCATAAGAATGCTTATTTCACCACTTTTGGCGGGATGTTGTCCAATGTCCTTGAAGAAGTGGGCTTTGAAAAATGTGAAGGCAAGGTAATGTGCTCTGAGCCGTTATGGAACAAGACACTTCCGGAATGGAAAATGCAGCTGCAGAGCTGGATGGGCCAGATGGAATGGGAACCGATAAGGTATCTTATTATCGCTTCTGATATGAGACATGTAGCGGGAAGTGCTGAGCTATCGGCTGAATGGAGGGAAGCCTTTCATGCCGGCTTTGTGGACAACGAGAAATTGAGTACTGCGGTTCTGCGCAATACCGTACGTCACAAAGCAACGCTTAACCTGCTTGGACAGGTTCTCACAGAACGATTCGGCGATAATGCCGGGGGATTTGATATTAAATATGGTGTCTATATCCCGCTAGTCAATATTGTCAGACATTTAGCGTTATTGCACGGAATTGAGGACAGTTCTACACTCAAAAGAATTGAAAAGCTTAGTGAACTGGACCAATACGAGCATCTTGAAAATATCCGGCGGGCTTTTTTGACGGCGTTGCGGATGCGGGTGAACACACCTTTCGTTGAACGTGATGGTATGTTGTCGAGCAGTGACTATATTTCCGGCAATGCTTTGAAGAATAAGCAGCTCCTGTCCGAGCTGCGTGAAAGTCTGCTGCTGGTCAGACGCTTACACAGGGCTCTGCAGCGTCAGCTCCGGTCAGCGGAAAGGAGGCAGTCATGAAGGAGCCAAACAAAGGCGGAGGATTCTGGAATAATCTGAGGCAAGGCGGAATGCCCTCCGCCATTGCATCGATGAGAGGCGGGGAATCGGCACAGCAAACCGCGCAGCAAATGGCCTTTATCCGATCACTCATGCGCGAGAAGCGGCGACCTGAAGTACTGCATACCCCGCTTTCCGAACTGGAGACGGTCATATTCGATCTGGAAACGACCGGGTTCTCACATCAGCATGGCGATGAAATTATGTCCTTTGGAGCAATCCGGGTAGTCGGTGAAGAAATCAAAGAAGATGAGTGCTTTTACACACTTGTGAATTGCCAGACGTCGATACCGGACAATATTACAAGACTTACTGGAATTTCCGAGGAGATGACATCATCCGCGCCTTCATTGATCGACGGCCTTCATAATTTCATGTCGTTTGTAGGCCAGCGTGTGCTTGTGGCACATGGGAGTGCGCATGACAAAGCCTTTTTAAACGCTGCATTGTGGAAAACCTCAAAGGTACAACTTACCCACAGGGTACTGGACACGATGATGCTGGCCCGCTGGCTGGAGCCGCACCGCAGCAATTATACCTTGGATGAGCTGCTCGCGGTTCATGAAATCCCCATCGAAGGGCGGCATAACGCCCTGGAGGATGCTAAGATGACTGCACGTTTATGGGTGTCTTATCTCAGGGAAATTTCGCAGAAACGCCAGGTGGAGACGCTGGGAGATCTTTATGCTTACTTGAGCAGAGCGTAGAGTCGGGTATGGAGTAATTGCTGGCTTAGACCGCCGTCGGTTCCACGCTGCCGGTCAATAATGAAACCATTTAGTACCGGAAGCTCTGGGTCATCTTTGCCGGGGGAGCCGATCAGATAAACTTTGAATTGCTGACCCAAGGAAGCCAGACCCAGCAGGTCGGCAGCGGATGGCCAGGGTGGTGAGCTTGGATGGGAGTGGAACAGGCCAATGGGTGCCGGGTCGCTGTATAGTCCTTTGACCCATTCCCGAGGGTCGGGAACAAATGCATGCAGCGGGTCAGGCGCTACGTTGCTCATCGGCACATAGCTGCAGATGAGCATGCCCCCCGCTGCGGCAGTGCCCAGCAGTAATCCGCATGCTTCATGCGGAAAGCAGGTCAGCAAGTGCTTCCCCAGCATGAGCTGAACGGAGGAATCCAGTCGAATCGGCGGGGTTGTTCCCTGGTGTGCTGTCAAGTATTTACCCCTCTCTCTTCATAGGATTCCGTCTTAGACGGGATCCTCTTTTTTTATTTTACAGATGGTTTGAAACTGCCTGCATTGAGGGTACAATAGGAGCAACCCATCCCATTTGTAAAGGAACAGACATACTGATGAGAGCTGTTAATAAACGTAATCTAACGGTTGTGGCCCTGATTGTATTTCTGGTTGTGCTTGCGATAGAGCACCGCTTTAAGACGGAGCCGGAGACGGTTCCTGTCATTGAGCAGCAGGCGTCTGCGTCCGCAAGCGGTGCAGGTGCGGGTTTGGCAGCCCCTGCGTTCTCTCTGGAGGACAGTACCGGGAATGTGTATCAAGTGGGCGGCCCCAGGCAGAAGGCGCTTATTGTGAACTTCTGGGCTTCATGGTGCGAACCCTGCCAGCTGGAGGCACCTGAACTGAATAAAATGGCGCTGAAATATAAGGATGTTCTGGATATTTACGGAATCAACGTAACGAGCCAGGATTATAAGCCAAACGCGGAACGGTTCATCAGGAAATATATGCTGGCTTTTCCTGTGATGTTTGATAGTAAAGGCACAGTGTTTGACAAATATCAAGGCCAGGTGTTTCCAACCAATGTGCTGATTGACAAAAATGGTGTGATTGCAGAAGTTGTACTTGGTGCTTTGACAGCTGAGGAGCTGGAAAAGAAGATTATTTCACTTACCGGCTCTTAAGGCGTACGAAAATCTGCCTAAAGCCCCTTTGCGTTCAGGATATCCTGTCTGCAGAGGGGCTTTATGGTGTGTATGCTTGTTCAGAGAAACGAACTTTAGTGGTTAACTAATCCCTTAGGTTCATTGCTGTTCTTTTGCTGATTTTCCAGCGAGATCTGTCCAAGAAGAGCATAACGCATACTGTCAACCAGAGCCTCCCAGCTCGCTTCAATCACATTGCTGGATACCCCTACCGTGCTCCAGGTATGATTGAAGTCTTTGGATTCAATCAAGACCCGTACCTTCGCGGCGGTCTGATCCTGCTCATCGAGTACCCGCACCTTATAGTCGGAGAGGTGCATTTCATCGAGCTGAGGGAAATAGGTCTGCAGCGCTTTACGCAATGCATTATCTAGTGCATTGACAGGTCCATTGCCTTCAGCGGCTGTATACAGACTGTCTCCGCCGACCCGAAGTTTAACAAAGGCTTCGGAGACAACAGGCTGGCCGGCATTTTTTTCAACTAGCATTTTGAAGGATTCGAAAGTGAACAGCTCATTAAGCTCCCCGGTGGCTTCCCGCAGCAGCAGCTCAAGCGAAGCATCTGCACCTTCGAATTGGTACCCCTGATGCTCCAGGTCTTTGATCTTGTCAATGACCTTGCGGGCCTGCTCGCTGGTAGGATCGAGGCTTAGCCCCATATCCAGCGCTTTGGACAGGACATTACTCTGGCCAGCAAGCTCAGAGACAAGTACACGCTGTTTATTGCCGACCAATTCCGGTGCAATATGCTCGTAGGTACGTGAATCACGCAGAATGGCGGAGACATGAATGCCTCCTTTATGGGCAAAAGCGGCGGTTCCGACGTATGGCTGATTCACCGGCATATTTACGTTGGCTACTTCGCTGATATATCTGGCGGTGTTGGTCAGTTGCGGGAGTGAATCGCCAGGGATGCAGTGATAACCCATTTTTAGTTGAAGTGTTGGAATAATAGAGCATAAGTTGGCATTGCCGCAGCGTTCTCCATAGCCGTTAATAGTACCCTGCACCTGACGGGCGCCGGCACTAATTGCACTAAGTGCATTGGCAACTGCAAGTTCGCAGTCGTTATGGGTGTGGATGCCAAGTGATGCGCCGGACAGTTGCCCCGACATTGCCGACACGATGTCATAAACTTCATTAGGGAGTGTGCCGCCGTTCGTATCGCACATCACGAGCCAGTCTGCTCCGGCTTCCCGGGCCTTGGCAAGCACAGCGGCGGCATACTCCGGATTGTTCTTGAAGCCGTCGAAGAAATGCTCAGCATCGAAGATGACCTCGAGGCCTTTATGTTTGAGATAAGCAATGGAATCACCGATCATGGCAAGATTCTCTTCTAAGGTAGTCTGCAGTGCGGTATGCACATGAAAATCCCATGACTTTCCGACTAGAGTAGCCGCAGGCACTCCGGCGTCGATCATTCTTTGCAGATTCTCATCATGCTCAGCAAGGGAGTTTTTGCGGCGAGTGCTGCCGAAAGCAGTGATTTTGGCATTCAGGTACAGTTCCTTGACTCTTTTGAAAAACTCAATGTCTTTATTGTTGCTTCCCGGGATGCCACCTTCAATATAATGCACACCCAGATCATCGAGTTTCTTAGCAATCTTCAGCTTGTCATCTGCCGACAGACTGATGCCCTCGCCTTGGGTGCCGTCGCGCAGTGTCGTATCGAAGATGGAAATGGACTTAGACATAAGAGTCCTCCTAAAAGTTTTGTGAGCATGGCTTCAAAGAACAGCATCGTTCAAAACTGGCTTCGAAAGCATACGTATAAGGTAAATAATTTTTATATTATAGCATTTTTACGCGGGAATGTAACAAAGAACTTTACAGGAAGGTGCTGCTCGGTTGACCTCCCGCCGGCGAAAGAGGTATGCTGAATTTAACAATGGAACCATGAAGATAAGAAGGTAGATATTGTGCAGAACGTGGATCAGTATTACCCGACGAGCGGCAGGGTTATTTTGCATGTGGATATGAACGCTTTTTACTGCTCTGTGCATGAGGCGGAAGATCCTGCTCAATATAAAGGCAAACCGACAGCGGTAGCAGGCAGTGTGGAGCTGCGCAGAGGAATTATCGTCACCTGTTCCTATGCTGCGCGGAAGTACGGAATCTCTACGGGCATGCAGGTGCAAAAGGCACTGCGGATTTATCCCTCATTAATCTTGATTAAACCGGACTTCCACTTGTACCGAAAGTACTCCAATGCATTTATGCAGATTGCCTATAGCTATACTCCGCTGCTTGAAGCAGTTTCAATTGATGAATGTTACCTGGACATCACTGGTTCCCGGCAGTTTGGCACACCTCTGGAGATTGCGGCAGCCATTCAGCGGCGGATTATGGAGGAGCTTGGACTTCCCTGCTCCATCGGTGTTGCCCCAAACAAGCTGCTGGCTAAGATTGCATCCGATTTGAAGAAACCCAATGGCATTACGGTCCTGCGTCTGCGGGATGTGCCGGATATTCTTTGGAACAAGCCCTGCGGGGATATGTTCGGTATCGGCGGCAAAACTGCTGAGAAGCTGCGCAAACTAGGCATCTACAATATAGGCCAGCTGGCGGCAGCCGACGAGAAGTTTCTGGTAGATCACTTTGGTGTTATGGGCTCTTGGCTGAAGCGGGCGGGTAACGGGATTGATTATGGAATAGTGAATCCAGAACGGGAACAGAGCAAGTCGATCGGGCATACGACGACACTGCCTAGAGATGTAGTCGGGCTGGCTGAAGCCAGGCCGATTCTGCTCAACCTCAGTGACCAGGTGGCCCGCCGATTAAGGAAGCAAGGCTTGGTTGCTGCAGGAGTGCAGCTCACAATACGTACACCAGATATGAAGACTATTACCCGCTCCCGCCAGCTTGAGGCTCCCACCGAAAGCGCTGAAGATATCTACAAGGCGGTATGTGAGCAGTTTGCCCGCCACTGGAACAATGAGAAGCCTGTGCGGCTGCTGGGAGTAACCCTGCAAAGCCTTACGGCCAAAGAGGAGTCGGCGATCCAGCTGGATTTGTTTGATTATGAACGCCAGCCGAAAAAGGAATCCTTGAATAAGACCATGGACATGCTGCGCAATAAATTCGGTGAAAATGCCGTTCTTACCGCAGGGATGCTCAGTGACAGCCATTCAGCCCGCTTACGTAATCATAAGGAGCGGGGCACCTCGCTGCAGAAGGACAATCTGCAGAGTGTGGATCCGGATCAAGCCTAATCCATCCTATCCTTGCATAGCAAAACAACCCGCTGATTATGCGGCAATTGTGTAAATGTGTTGAAAATTCATTGAAATTGTATTCTATTTATATTAATATGATTGAAATAACAGGCTGCTACTGCAGGCTGTATTGTTTAACGGGAGGCAGAGATAAAATGGCTAAGTACACTTGGGTCGAAAAAGACACTTGCATCGCTTGCGGTGCGTGTGGCGCAACGGCTCCTGATATTTTTGATTACGATGACGAAGGTTTGGCAGAAGTAATTTATGAGAATGACAGTAACCGCGGTTGTACAGCGATTCCGGATGATCTGTTCGATGATCTTCAGGATTCGGCCGACGGATGCCCAACGGATTCCATTAAAATTGCGGATGCACCTTTCAACAAAGAAGGTTAATCCATTAAGCGGTTAGTTCTCCACTGAATATAAGGATCAGATATAAAGCCTAAGCTTATATTTGATCCTTTTATTTGCATAAAGACATCTCTTCGCCGGCAAAAA encodes:
- a CDS encoding exonuclease domain-containing protein; the encoded protein is MKEPNKGGGFWNNLRQGGMPSAIASMRGGESAQQTAQQMAFIRSLMREKRRPEVLHTPLSELETVIFDLETTGFSHQHGDEIMSFGAIRVVGEEIKEDECFYTLVNCQTSIPDNITRLTGISEEMTSSAPSLIDGLHNFMSFVGQRVLVAHGSAHDKAFLNAALWKTSKVQLTHRVLDTMMLARWLEPHRSNYTLDELLAVHEIPIEGRHNALEDAKMTARLWVSYLREISQKRQVETLGDLYAYLSRA
- a CDS encoding Mov34/MPN/PAD-1 family protein encodes the protein MTAHQGTTPPIRLDSSVQLMLGKHLLTCFPHEACGLLLGTAAAGGMLICSYVPMSNVAPDPLHAFVPDPREWVKGLYSDPAPIGLFHSHPSSPPWPSAADLLGLASLGQQFKVYLIGSPGKDDPELPVLNGFIIDRQRGTDGGLSQQLLHTRLYALLK
- a CDS encoding TlpA family protein disulfide reductase; protein product: MRAVNKRNLTVVALIVFLVVLAIEHRFKTEPETVPVIEQQASASASGAGAGLAAPAFSLEDSTGNVYQVGGPRQKALIVNFWASWCEPCQLEAPELNKMALKYKDVLDIYGINVTSQDYKPNAERFIRKYMLAFPVMFDSKGTVFDKYQGQVFPTNVLIDKNGVIAEVVLGALTAEELEKKIISLTGS
- the cimA gene encoding citramalate synthase; its protein translation is MSKSISIFDTTLRDGTQGEGISLSADDKLKIAKKLDDLGVHYIEGGIPGSNNKDIEFFKRVKELYLNAKITAFGSTRRKNSLAEHDENLQRMIDAGVPAATLVGKSWDFHVHTALQTTLEENLAMIGDSIAYLKHKGLEVIFDAEHFFDGFKNNPEYAAAVLAKAREAGADWLVMCDTNGGTLPNEVYDIVSAMSGQLSGASLGIHTHNDCELAVANALSAISAGARQVQGTINGYGERCGNANLCSIIPTLQLKMGYHCIPGDSLPQLTNTARYISEVANVNMPVNQPYVGTAAFAHKGGIHVSAILRDSRTYEHIAPELVGNKQRVLVSELAGQSNVLSKALDMGLSLDPTSEQARKVIDKIKDLEHQGYQFEGADASLELLLREATGELNELFTFESFKMLVEKNAGQPVVSEAFVKLRVGGDSLYTAAEGNGPVNALDNALRKALQTYFPQLDEMHLSDYKVRVLDEQDQTAAKVRVLIESKDFNHTWSTVGVSSNVIEASWEALVDSMRYALLGQISLENQQKNSNEPKGLVNH
- a CDS encoding DNA polymerase IV, encoding MQNVDQYYPTSGRVILHVDMNAFYCSVHEAEDPAQYKGKPTAVAGSVELRRGIIVTCSYAARKYGISTGMQVQKALRIYPSLILIKPDFHLYRKYSNAFMQIAYSYTPLLEAVSIDECYLDITGSRQFGTPLEIAAAIQRRIMEELGLPCSIGVAPNKLLAKIASDLKKPNGITVLRLRDVPDILWNKPCGDMFGIGGKTAEKLRKLGIYNIGQLAAADEKFLVDHFGVMGSWLKRAGNGIDYGIVNPEREQSKSIGHTTTLPRDVVGLAEARPILLNLSDQVARRLRKQGLVAAGVQLTIRTPDMKTITRSRQLEAPTESAEDIYKAVCEQFARHWNNEKPVRLLGVTLQSLTAKEESAIQLDLFDYERQPKKESLNKTMDMLRNKFGENAVLTAGMLSDSHSARLRNHKERGTSLQKDNLQSVDPDQA
- a CDS encoding ferredoxin; the protein is MAKYTWVEKDTCIACGACGATAPDIFDYDDEGLAEVIYENDSNRGCTAIPDDLFDDLQDSADGCPTDSIKIADAPFNKEG